Proteins encoded by one window of Salmonirosea aquatica:
- a CDS encoding methyltransferase produces METTLEIAPKKVISPDHIMKIGMGFWASKTLLTAVKMDLFTKLGEDSLSREELQQSLGLHPRSSADFFDALVSLGLLHRNGKDWEEKYCNTLETSIFLVRTSPAYVGGILEMANDRMYGFWGNLEEGLRTGQPQNEIKQTGKSGFEAIYAQSDVLEQFLNGMAGAQVGNFMALANAFNFGAYRSLCDIGGANATLSICLVQSHPHLQCLSLDLPPVAPIAARNVEQAGLTGKIQIGALDFLTQPFPAAEVITMGNILHDWNLETKKMLIRKAYEALPENGALVVIENIIDDQRRENTFGLLMSLNMLIETEGGFDYTYADFNEWATEAGFHSTTKVPLAGPTSAVIAYK; encoded by the coding sequence ATGGAAACAACCCTTGAAATTGCTCCTAAAAAGGTCATCTCTCCCGACCACATCATGAAAATCGGAATGGGATTCTGGGCATCGAAAACGCTGCTAACTGCCGTTAAAATGGATCTTTTTACCAAGCTGGGAGAAGACTCGCTGAGCCGGGAAGAACTTCAGCAAAGCCTGGGACTACATCCGCGCAGTAGCGCCGACTTCTTTGATGCCTTGGTTTCGCTTGGCTTGCTGCATAGAAACGGCAAAGATTGGGAGGAAAAGTACTGCAATACGCTCGAAACCAGTATTTTTCTAGTTCGGACTTCTCCAGCATATGTAGGCGGTATACTTGAAATGGCCAACGACCGGATGTATGGCTTCTGGGGTAATCTGGAAGAAGGCCTGCGTACGGGTCAGCCCCAGAACGAGATCAAACAGACGGGTAAGTCTGGATTTGAAGCAATTTATGCTCAGTCTGACGTGCTGGAACAATTCCTGAACGGGATGGCGGGTGCCCAGGTTGGCAACTTCATGGCCCTGGCCAATGCCTTCAACTTCGGGGCTTACCGTTCGCTTTGCGACATTGGTGGTGCCAACGCTACACTTTCTATTTGCTTAGTCCAGAGCCATCCGCACCTCCAGTGCCTGTCACTCGATTTGCCGCCCGTGGCACCCATTGCCGCCCGTAACGTAGAGCAGGCTGGGCTGACCGGGAAAATACAAATCGGCGCACTCGATTTTCTGACCCAGCCCTTCCCTGCCGCCGAGGTGATTACCATGGGCAATATCCTGCACGACTGGAATCTGGAGACCAAGAAAATGCTGATTCGTAAAGCCTATGAGGCCCTGCCTGAAAATGGAGCACTGGTGGTAATCGAAAATATTATCGACGATCAGCGGCGGGAAAATACTTTTGGACTGCTGATGTCGCTGAATATGCTCATCGAAACGGAAGGTGGATTCGACTACACGTATGCTGATTTCAACGAATGGGCTACCGAAGCGGGCTTTCATTCGACCACCAAAGTACCCCTCGCGGGTCCGACCAGCGCGGTGATTGCCTATAAATAA
- a CDS encoding alpha/beta fold hydrolase gives MKTFSKLLSFVLLLMLLACGDRDPQPFEESTLFLRNKGADMPIWVKGNRASDKIILYVHGGPGDCAMCYRYHLKGLETEAMVAYWDQRVAGTSSGKVDEGTLRYAQFSEDMGYAIKLLKKQYPGAKIYLLAHSFGVELSWQYLTSGTHQQEVAGLMVVNGMFSFANWLAAVREWALREAQKQGNTEAETYLQAHPVTPENAATIEWEPIYRWMYKLGGNPVSLYDDGKYLINYAFNSPNTALAQFTHGKAYSYYGNVESRRFEKGPFLKDIRIPVGLFWGVKDGVVPVEVGEATKKMLTNAPVTEVRFAESWHEPFITETDKFTRAVLDFVR, from the coding sequence ATGAAAACGTTCTCTAAACTACTCTCTTTCGTCCTTTTACTGATGTTGCTGGCCTGCGGCGACCGCGACCCGCAACCCTTCGAGGAAAGTACCCTTTTTCTGCGGAACAAAGGAGCCGATATGCCCATCTGGGTAAAGGGAAACCGGGCATCTGACAAAATCATCCTGTATGTCCACGGTGGGCCGGGTGACTGCGCCATGTGTTACCGCTACCACCTCAAAGGGCTGGAAACCGAAGCAATGGTAGCCTACTGGGATCAGCGGGTAGCCGGGACTTCTTCGGGCAAAGTGGATGAAGGTACCCTCCGCTACGCTCAGTTCAGCGAGGATATGGGGTACGCCATCAAGCTTTTGAAAAAGCAGTACCCCGGCGCAAAAATATACCTGTTGGCCCACAGCTTTGGCGTGGAGCTTTCGTGGCAGTACCTGACTTCGGGCACCCACCAGCAGGAAGTGGCGGGGCTGATGGTCGTCAACGGCATGTTTTCCTTTGCCAACTGGCTGGCCGCCGTGCGGGAATGGGCGTTGCGCGAAGCCCAAAAGCAGGGCAACACCGAAGCCGAAACCTACCTACAGGCACATCCGGTTACGCCCGAAAATGCCGCTACCATTGAGTGGGAGCCCATCTACCGCTGGATGTACAAGCTGGGCGGAAATCCGGTATCGCTCTACGACGATGGCAAGTACCTGATCAACTATGCCTTCAACTCCCCCAATACGGCTTTGGCCCAATTTACGCACGGAAAAGCATACAGCTACTACGGAAACGTCGAGAGTCGGCGGTTTGAAAAAGGCCCCTTTTTGAAGGACATCCGTATTCCGGTCGGTCTGTTTTGGGGCGTAAAGGATGGCGTGGTACCTGTGGAAGTCGGTGAGGCGACCAAGAAAATGCTGACCAATGCCCCCGTGACCGAAGTACGTTTCGCCGAATCCTGGCATGAGCCATTCATTACCGAAACCGATAAGTTCACTAGGGCGGTGCTGGATTTCGTGCGCTAG
- a CDS encoding cupin domain-containing protein — protein sequence MENMKITYPHTIENCIGEKLTFLEVLHEAEGDRLIVENFVAPGSGPPMHVHWLQDECLTVVNGRIGYQIQGEPEQFAGEGETVLFRRGIPHRFWNAGAETLHCKGWINPAHSVVFYLTAIYAAQNKSGKAQPETFDAAYLLTRYSDEFDMMGIPRFVRQVIIPMTYQIGRLLGKYKHFEGAPEPVHSPSKAEVMH from the coding sequence ATGGAAAATATGAAAATCACCTACCCCCACACAATTGAGAATTGCATTGGAGAAAAACTAACTTTCCTGGAAGTCCTCCACGAGGCAGAGGGCGACCGGTTGATCGTAGAAAATTTTGTAGCACCGGGCAGTGGCCCACCTATGCATGTACACTGGCTGCAGGACGAATGTCTGACCGTAGTCAACGGCAGGATCGGATATCAAATCCAGGGGGAACCGGAACAGTTTGCCGGAGAAGGTGAAACTGTCCTGTTCAGGCGAGGTATACCGCACCGCTTTTGGAACGCTGGCGCAGAAACGCTCCATTGCAAGGGCTGGATCAATCCGGCTCACTCGGTCGTGTTTTACCTTACGGCTATCTATGCCGCTCAAAACAAATCGGGAAAGGCACAGCCGGAAACGTTCGATGCAGCTTACTTGCTGACGCGCTATTCAGACGAATTCGACATGATGGGGATTCCCCGATTCGTTCGTCAAGTCATTATTCCAATGACCTACCAGATCGGACGGCTCTTGGGAAAGTACAAACATTTTGAAGGCGCTCCGGAACCGGTGCATTCTCCCAGTAAGGCAGAAGTGATGCATTAG
- a CDS encoding PKD domain-containing protein yields MKTKKQTPQNLSIQFLTAAASRWLLILLAGLFFLTSCKKDDDPVPSGAVTAKAGADQTVQVGQLVTLDGSGSTDSESKPLTYQWALLRKPAKSTVTLSDATSAKPTFKPDEVGEYELELTATSPNGKATDKVLVTASVAEPLAISANITVKTTLVDRISNPDLPDYIVTKNIDVNHELTINPGVVIAFERDVRMNVNDNGGLLIAKGEATNKIKFVGVQKTKGYWVGIALYSGSNANVMEYAEVSHAGSRPMYSTTKAALFFSGGSKAQMAIKNTAFTDNDGYGIYVYEGGILREFAENGFRNNTEAGILLDAANVEKLDYFSTFKGNNGRNVVEVTSSNLKNGTEITWAGFADKAPYRINGELTVNTGWKLNPGVILEMNRDAVIRINTSGYLSAKGTTKDKVIFTSADGSAAYWRGIICYSADPKTILENAEVRNAGGNIIVSAKKANIAIWGTKATMTIKNTQISGSGGYGVMVGYGSSANADLTTANTFESNAQDNVLVEK; encoded by the coding sequence ATGAAAACAAAAAAACAAACTCCCCAAAACCTCAGTATCCAATTCCTGACTGCAGCCGCCAGCCGCTGGTTGCTGATCCTGCTCGCAGGCCTGTTTTTCCTCACCAGCTGTAAGAAAGATGATGATCCCGTTCCCTCCGGGGCAGTAACCGCCAAGGCTGGTGCCGATCAAACGGTGCAGGTAGGACAGCTGGTTACGCTCGATGGATCGGGCTCGACCGACAGCGAGAGCAAGCCCCTTACGTACCAATGGGCGCTGCTCCGCAAACCAGCCAAAAGTACCGTTACGCTTTCCGACGCCACATCAGCAAAGCCAACCTTCAAGCCCGACGAAGTAGGCGAGTACGAACTGGAATTGACCGCAACTAGCCCCAATGGCAAAGCCACCGACAAGGTACTTGTGACCGCTTCGGTAGCCGAACCCCTGGCTATCAGCGCCAATATCACGGTCAAAACTACCCTCGTAGACCGCATTTCCAACCCCGACCTGCCCGACTACATCGTCACCAAGAACATCGACGTGAACCACGAGCTGACCATCAATCCCGGCGTGGTGATTGCCTTCGAGCGTGATGTCCGCATGAACGTGAACGACAACGGCGGTTTGCTGATCGCCAAGGGAGAAGCTACTAATAAAATTAAATTTGTGGGCGTGCAGAAAACCAAGGGCTATTGGGTAGGTATCGCGCTATACTCGGGCAGTAACGCCAATGTAATGGAATACGCCGAAGTGAGCCACGCGGGCAGCCGCCCCATGTATAGTACGACCAAAGCGGCCCTGTTTTTCTCCGGGGGAAGTAAAGCGCAGATGGCAATCAAAAACACCGCATTCACCGACAATGATGGCTACGGTATCTATGTCTACGAGGGTGGTATCCTGCGCGAGTTCGCCGAGAATGGCTTCCGTAACAACACCGAAGCGGGCATTCTGCTCGACGCTGCGAATGTCGAAAAGCTGGACTATTTCTCGACCTTCAAAGGTAACAACGGCCGCAATGTGGTAGAGGTGACGTCTTCCAATCTTAAAAACGGCACGGAGATTACTTGGGCGGGCTTCGCCGACAAAGCCCCCTACCGCATCAACGGCGAATTGACTGTCAACACGGGTTGGAAACTCAATCCCGGCGTAATCCTGGAAATGAACCGCGACGCGGTGATTCGCATCAATACCAGCGGGTACCTTTCCGCCAAAGGTACTACCAAGGACAAGGTGATTTTCACCAGCGCCGACGGCTCGGCGGCTTACTGGCGCGGCATCATCTGCTACTCGGCCGACCCCAAGACGATCCTGGAAAACGCCGAGGTACGCAACGCGGGCGGCAACATCATTGTATCGGCGAAGAAAGCCAACATTGCGATCTGGGGTACCAAAGCTACCATGACCATCAAGAACACGCAGATCAGCGGTAGCGGCGGCTACGGGGTTATGGTAGGTTACGGCTCCTCGGCCAATGCCGACCTGACCACTGCCAATACCTTCGAATCAAATGCACAAGACAACGTGCTCGTCGAGAAGTAA